The Mustela nigripes isolate SB6536 chromosome 6, MUSNIG.SB6536, whole genome shotgun sequence DNA window CCCACCCCTACCTATGCATTTGCTCTGGGCACCAGATTTCCTGTTTTGACCTTAGGGAGCTCTCCTTTGGCTTAAGTACCAGTTGCCTGGAGGCACCTCTGGGTAAGTCTGGTAGAACTGCTaaactatttaaattttctaggtTCTAGGCTCACCCTACCCCTTGTTTAGATTGGGAGCTCACTGGCCCAGGGCCTGCGAAAGAGATCCGTCATACCAGAATGAACACAAAACCCAGCTGGTGGATGTAGACAAGTTTATGTGGCTTTACCCAACAGTTCAAATCCCACCTGCCACTTTTCTCAGAGCTACTTCCCCACCCAAGTCCCTGGGGCAAGCATCCCCAAGTTGGCTACACTCTTCCATTAACTTCTCCCAATTTTTTTTGTACAATTGCAACCTGGTATGGGGCTCatgcctccattttctttctccctgccctcaaccccttctcccaacccttgCAATGCCATGTCTCCATCTGCCTCCTGTGAGGAGTAtcccctgcttccctgctcccGCATAAACCTAGGGCCATAAAAAACTTGACTGGCAGCAGGGTGAAGGCCAGAAGCTGAAAGGTCTTGGTTCTCTGTGCTCACCACAGTGGGTTGGGAGAGTAAGGTATAGGGTGAtaccttttttcccttccctacctctCCTGCTGTGCCCCAAAACTCAGACACAGCCACATTCACTCACATTCATACCATTCATACGCACAATCATACACACAGCGGCGAAGAGaggtgggatggggaggaagggaagtttGCACAAACCAGCTCATGAATGCAACTTGAAAGATTTCACAcagcaaaagggggaaaaaaaaaacacacataaattaaaaaataaagaagtatatGTCCCTCCCCCAGTCGTCCAGGGGTTGGCTTAGCCCCTCTGAGTAAACCCAGAAGCTTCCTACTCCCTCTAGCCAACTGGAGTTTTCACAGGGCCTGGGTCTTCAGTTCAACAGGTTCCCCAGTGCCCTCTGGTTGTCCATTGGAGTCACTGGGCCTGGCGCCCTTGAGAATAGACAGTCTCTCAGAAACACTCTTGAGCcggggaaagaggagaaagtcGTAGAGGAGACTGCCTAGTCCCCCTCCAATGATTGGGCCCACCCAGTATACCTgtaggaaaagggagaagaaaacaaacatctgTACTTGGCAAATACAaccagtgtttgtttttaaattctaaattgcTCTACTGCTTGTACCTTAAAACTTACCATTTCTTTTCTGACTCACCAAATTAGTCCTTTATCCCccatatatattctattttttgttaCCAGTTTTCACTAGTTTATAGatttctttggggggaaaaagggtttgattgtggtaaaacacatgacataaaatttaccaccttaaccTATGCTAAGTGTACAGTACAGATGTATGTTAAGTATATCATATTGATGCACAACAAACCTCCAGAACTCCTTCTTCTGGTCAATCTGAatctctgtacccattaaacaacagcTCCCCATTGCCCTTTCTCCTGAACCCCCATCAAGTACCCTTGTACTTTGTTTCAGTGAATTCGACTACTCTAGACACTTCACATAAGTGGAGTTATACAGTATTTGCCATTTGGTGACGGTGTATTTCAtatagcataatgtcctcaaggtccatcccaTGTTGAGCCTTTGACAGGACTTCCTTCTTTGtaaggctgaatactattccgGTGCATGTGGAGACTaccttttgtttatccactcacttGTGAGGGACAcgtgggttgcttctaccttttggcttctgtgaataatgctgccgtgAAAATGGGGATacagctttgaaaaaaatttttaattatttctgtatgCTTGGCTGGCATATGACTAAATAACATAGACATAGCCCATTTTTATTGAGGTCTTAGTCCAGACCAGGTTCTGTGCTAAATATTTCACACATACAATGTTCACACTTACTTCTCCTCACCCCCGTTTTATGGTAAGGAAACTGGGACAAAGAATGACAGCGTCATTTACCATGGTCACACACCGGGCCAGTAATGTGCTAGAACTGGGCTGAGGTGCAGGCCCATCTGTACGCATACATATCCTGAGCCCTGAGAGGAGCAGGTTTTGACTGCCTGTTCAGTTGTCTATCCTCATAGAGCTAGTTTTAGAATCCTGTGGATACTTAGTAAGAAATCCCTGACCAACGAACCAGTGAAGGAACAACATGAGCAAGAGCTTCTCTTTCTAGCAAATTAATGAATTGTGCTCACAGAGGCATGCCAGATTCTGCGACAGCCCCTTTAGCTGAGTGCTAGTAAAGCAGTTAACATATCCAGATGGAAAGCAGGAACCAAACATGGAGCCTGCAGCCCACACCCATAAAGGAGGGCTTTGGGATCTTGgccctctcccctcactcacCCAGTGGTTGGTGAAGTTTCTGGTGAGAATGGCAGGAGCAAAGGAGCGGGCAGGGTTCATGCCTGCACCAGTATAATAGATCTGCAAAAGACACAGTCATAACTGAGACACTTTCCACTACTTCACCCCAGCTTCTCTCCCCACAACCCACATGACCCCAAGGGCTGGCACCTTGCCCCAGCCAGCAGTAAGAAGGGAAGGATGAACTGAGGGTGGGCGTTCCATAATGGAGTAAAGGTACTATGGATCCCTAGACAAAGCCCACATCTACCCCTGAAGCATACACTCCACCTTGGGGTCAAGAAGGACCAGATATAGAGATCACAAAAAAGAGGATTAGAACAGGGTCAACTCCTCTGTGCCGACCAAAACAGAGTGAGGAGGACTATGTTCATGTTTGACCATGAGCTGGGCagaaaaaaacgttaaaaagttGGGAAAGGTCTAAGGGCCATAGAGTCCTTAAACAAGaagcttctctcctctcctgcttaCCCCAAAGAGGTGTcccagggtgagggagaagccaacAGCCAGGGCTACAGATCCCAGGCGGCCATTGCGCCTCTCGTCGTATGTAGCAAAGATGCAGAGCACAAACTGGAGCGTCAGGAAGATCTCCACCGTGGTGGCCTGGCCCACACTCACCCCAGGGTGCAActgggcagaagaagaagaaaggaggcaaCTCATTAGGGTTGTCCCAATGTATGGCATCATTTCCCTGGAGAGGGAGGATGATACAACCCCCTTCATAGTAATTGTATTTGCTTCTTATTTCTCCCAATAATACTCCTACATGGTAGAAAGAATTGTACCCACTcaggcagatgaggaaactgaggccctgtcAGGTAAAATAATTCTCCTCAAGAACCTGCAAGGAGTTGGAAGGAAAGCTGAAACCAGAACTTGGGTCTCTTGAGTCAGTCCAGGCCTTTATGCCTTCCTTACTCCTCCAAACTACACTtgacacacatgtgtgtgcatgtgagcatacactccccccccaccccccatccccacaaCGTCCCAGACCCCTGAGGAACTGATTGGCCTCCGCCAGGCAGGGAGTCAGGGTACCAGGTTCGTCCAGCCCCACTTAGCTGACCATTACCGTATTAAGGGCTAGGTTTCCTCGGACGGCAGGCGGGGTGACACTGTACAGCACGGCGGCCCCAGCCACGGCTCCCAGGAGTTGGGCTGCCATATAGCAGAAGGCCCGGAGCAGAGACATCTGGGAACCCACAAGGAAGGCGAAAGTGACTGCAGGATTGACATGGGCTCCGCTGATGTGGCCCACAGCCTGCACCAGCGTAGCCAGGGCCAGGCCAAAGGCCAGAGCCACCTGCAGGACATGCAGGGGTCCGGGGGTCCAACGTAGTGAGGCCCCCAGtccaaaaaagacatagaagAGGGTGGCAAAGAACTCAGCAAATATGGCCCTCCAGAAGGAGGCTGACCTTAGTTCCCACATGGCAGGGGGGATGGGCACAATGCCTGGGTCCCTGATACCCCCCTGGCCTGATCTGGGTGGACAGTCCCCTTTATAGAGGACTCTTAatccctgggaggggcaggctgaAGTGGCTGGTCCAGCCTCTTAACCCCTTCAGAGCTGCAGAGGGCTGGACCCACTTTTACACATCTGATAAAGCTGCTGgattttcccctccctcttccaaGGGAGATGAGCAGAGCTGTGGGTGGGTGTTAGGGTAGGGGTAGAGCCAGGGCTAGAGAGACTCTGAGAGAAAAGGATCAAGAACAGGGGGACCATCGAAGTCCgtttctctctttgtgtcaaagtTGGGGTTCATGGTCCTGATTGACATCTATATTAGAACATTCCTCAGTTCTCCTTGGAAGATCAGTCAAAGTGAGTTCACTTCACAGGGTATGAGACTGTGCTCCTAGGGGCCTTCAGTCTCCTCTGAGTCGGCCACGGgtaagggtgggggtgggggtcaggagtGGGGTCCGGCAGGGAAGTTGGATAACTGAAGAGAATTCTTTAGTTCTCTGGGATTAGAGGGCCTTTCCCCATTGGTTGGTTTGGTCTGGAATCTGTGGACCCTGCAGCTCTGGGACAGAATAGTTCTgctgtgtctgtttttctccaaACCCAGGTTCCCTACCCCCAATCCATGCCAGTACCTCCCTTTCCAAGCCCTCAGCCTGGCCTTGTAAACCACAAAGATAAGAGGAAGAATCTATCTTCTATGGATAGGGTGGGAGTGGGCTTGGGgactggggaggagaaaagggctTAGTAGTTAAATTTCAGAATCAGCTTATCCTTCATCTTTCCTAACTCACAAAGTCCTAGCAGGAAGtactcaaaagaaagaaactgagtcaTGGCTATGGAGCAATGCGAGGGTCTAATGCTTCCTAATATGGTCCTAATCAGGACCCTGGGGCCTTAAATCTTGATCTCTAAGGAAGAGTCTGGGGATGGGAGTGTCTAGACAAGCAAGAAGAGGACAAAATGGGGTAGAAGAGCATGGGGAAAGAGGTTCAGTTGTGTCCAGGCTGATGGGGGACCTAGTGGGGGGCTCTGCAGTAGTAGAGAAGGCAGAATGGGATACACTGGAAGGCTCTACCATCTCTACCCCATGGAAAGTCATACATGCCACAAGTGTTTCCCACGAAGCACTGGAggagaacaaaaatttaaagaagaggtCTGCAATATTGGTTCCCAGCATTGGACCCATCCAATATAtctgtggagagagaggaagaacacagaTTCGGGCTTCTTCTCCTCTCATCCTCCAATATCCAGCTTGGGAATGGATAGGAACAGTTATAGCAAAGGCAGAGAGCCCATCTCATCCACCCACATGTAGGAAGTTTCTGAGAACAGGTCAGAGGGCACCCAAGGAGACTGGAGCCCCCAATTTCATGAAAGAGGAACAATCCATTAGAGATCCTTGGAATCTCTTGGGTTTTAGATGGCCCACCAATATCCTCACTTCAGGCCCTGGGACCCTTGTTGCATCTCACCCAGAGATGCTCCCAGTTTCCAGTCACCTCTGTTGGCCCCCGAGGAGATACAAGTTTCATGCTGCTTCTGGGGAAAGGAGCCTGGGACAGGACAGAAAGTAGTATGTCATGGTAGTAAGAACAGAGACTCTGGCAACAGATACCTTGGTTCAGATGTGGATGAGAATACAAAGTGACAGAAGTAGTTAAGACTGATagtgggaggggcgcctgggtggctcagtgggttaaagcctctgccttcagctcaggtcgtgatcccagggtcctgggatccaggccagcatcaggctctctgctcagcagggagcctgcttacccctcccctctctctctgctgcctctctgcctacttgtgatctctgtctgtcaaataaaaaaaaaaaaaagactgatagtgggagtataaattgggATTATTACTTTGGAACGCAGTATATAGCACCATATTATAAAGACGAACAAACATAGTTTCTGACCCAGGAATTTCACTTCTCATTTATATATCCAAGGGAAACtaacttcttccttctttccttcctttcttccttccttcctttctttccccttctttctctttctttctttctttctttctttctttcattccttccctctctcccttccttacttcctgtttttctttctctgtctctctctttccttcctccctccctccctccctccccctttctttcttatttctctctctctctttctttcttaggagacagagaggggagggaaaggggtagagggagagagagaatcctaagtaggctccatgcctggtcagatgcttaaccaagaaAATTCTCTATACCTACACCAGGAGACATATACAAGAATGTTGAGAGCAGCACTGTTcacacaatggaaaattatttggcaGTCAGAATGAGagaacctggggcacctgggtggctcagtcagttaagcatctgacttttgatgtCAGCTTAGGTCTcctctcaggattgtgagttcatgCCCTGTGCTGGGTTCCATGTTAgacgtggagcctacttaaaaaaataaaatacaaagtgaaCCACCACAGTGATACGCATTAACAGGGAGGAGCTTTAGCAATAAAATATCAAGTAAAAAAAGAGTCCCAGAAGATTATACATGGCATgataaactttttataaaataaaataaaataaaataaaataaaataaaataaaataaaataaatcggggtgcctagctggcttagATGGTAGTGCACGTGACTcttagtctcagggttgtgagttctagttccatgttgggtgtagagattacttaaaaaaaaatcttaaaagaatctaaaataaaaatatgcttctCAGAACACATACAGATAAGATGAAACtacacaaaaaagtaaataaagaatgaTGAAATGGGATTCAGGATGGTGTTTACCTCAGGCAGGGGGAGCAAGGGGATGGAGTggaatatttattgatttctgtgATTCTCAAGGCTCTAGTTTTTCTGTTACATGGTTGGTTTAATTGGGGTGTCTACGTGGCTTAGTCGGTGGCACACCCagctcttgatctttgggttgtgagttcaagccctctgtggggtgcagagattacttaataaaacgATGCTTAgtttgttacttaaaaaaataaattaggggtgcctgggtggctccgttggttaaacatccactctgatttttggctcaggtcgtgatctcagggtgctgggatcaagccccatgtcaggctccacactctgcgtggagtctgcttggaattctcgcTTCcagttccctctgcccctccccacccaagctCACACTGgcgctttttctctctctggtaaataaataaataatagttttaaaaattaggggaAGCCATATATAGGCCAATGAGGAGGGGATGTCATAAACAAAGGAATAGTTCAAGCCCTTGAAATCCTtaacaaacaacagaaacaaacaaacaaacaaaaacaactggcTGAAGTTATCCCTACTAAATATAAATTCCAGAAGGGCAGGGATGTGTCTGACTTGTTCACCACTGCAAACCCAAAGCTTAACACAcagtagaaaacaaataaatctttgttgaataaattaacataagctctccaagcctcagtttcttctggaTCAAATAACATAATGTAGGTAAAGTCTTAACATACTGTTTGGTACAGAATaaagcacttaataaaataaataggagcCATTTGATTAGggttttattaaaagcaaaagcTTATCCCTAACCACCAATTCTATAACCTCTTGTAGTAAGGAACAGAAGAGCAAAGTGCATCTAATTCAGTCCCCTTGTTtacatcaaataaaattattagatttcCTTATTTGAAGCTATcaacttttttaaacttttttttttttaagtaatctctatgcccaacatggggctcaaactcatgtcCCTAAGATCAAGAATTATATGCTACACCGACTGAACCAGACAGACACCCAAACCTCTTCTCTTTATTCCTCACCAAATATTGACTAGAATCTCATGGAAAACTGAATCCTGGCCCATTTCCTTTCGCATTGGCCACTTAGCTGAGTGACAAACTTCCAAATTCAATATAAGCTCTCAAAAGCTCACTTGAGTTTTTGCACAGATTTACATTAAACTAGAATAACTATTATTTTCCATTACCCtagactcttgattttattttttaaaagatttggttagttagttagttagttagttaattaGTGAGGGTtcaggatcagagggagagggagaagcagactccctgctgagcagggagcctgatgtggggctccatgtcaaggactctgggatcatgacccaagccaaaggcagatgattaattgactgaaccacccaggcacccttaaagaatgatttatttgagtgaaagagagagagagaaactacatacacacagagggagaaggagaagaggacaccccgctgagcagggaacccccacataggctcagtcccagaatcctgggatcatgacctgagatgaaggcagccgcttaactgactgagccagccaggcacccctagcctaGCCTCTTTAAAGGCGGatggggagggcgcctgggtggctcagtgggttaaagcctctgccttcggcttgggtcatgatctcagggtcctgggattgaggcccgagtcaggctctctgctcaatagggagcctgcttcccagaccctctctctctgcctctctgcctacttgtgatttctgtccgtcaaatatataaataaaatcttaaaaaaaaaaaggcaaatgggggggcgtggggggtaGCTGTGTCTCCCTTGAGGAGTGGAACCCAGGCTTCCCCAAGGCCCTGCTTGGTATGGGTTGGGTTCTTACCAATGCCGGTTCTCTAGTAGTCACTGAGCAACCCACTGCTGGGCTGGCTGGCTCACCTGCTTCCAGGCACTATAGTGAGCCACAGCAAACGTGGTGAGTACCTGCTGGATAGGGACAAACACTTCATGCCCAGAGATTGGCCTATGACTCTTCCTGCTCACCTAGATGAGACCAGAGGTGCTAGGACCAGAGTGGGAGGACACAAACTACCCTCCTGCTCCCAGCAGCCTCCCAGACCCCACCACCTATCTACCAAGCAGCTGTAAGCAAAGGATCTGCAACAAGTTACCCAAATTCTTGAGTGGCTGAGCCTAACTCATTGACCTATTTGCATCATACTGAAGGTAGCTGAATAAGAGGATGCAGAAAGCAGGGGGCCctcctcttttgttcatttcttgaaGTCCTATCAGCCACCTGCTTTCATTACCTACCTAGTGTCACCCTACTCAGGAAGAGGGGCTGCTGCCTACCTGGATGACTAACTGTGCTGTAGCCACCTGGGGCAGTGCTAGGTAGAAGAAGACCTAGGCCAGGATGGCTGCTGTGCTCTTGGCAAGGATATAGGACACCTCCTGGAGGGAGTCAAGCCAGTGGGCACAGTGCAGTGCCAGAGTGAGGGCAGGATTTGTCTGGGCCCCACTGACCTCATCAAAAATCTGTGCCAGACTCACCACCATCAGCTCTTCAGGCAAGAGTTGAGggactgtgcctggcacagagctcccacTGGGGCACTGGCCCTAAAAACAACCCCTACAAAGACCAGGGTGCCTAGGCCTTTAGCCAGCAGGTCTCTCCCAAACCGTTGGCACTATAGGtcctgggggagagggcagggaggggtcggCAAGATCAGGCTGGCTGTGTGGGCTGGCAGTGTCTGCTTCACTCTTTTCCTCACTGGtctcccacctctctcctcctctt harbors:
- the MIP gene encoding lens fiber major intrinsic protein, giving the protein MWELRSASFWRAIFAEFFATLFYVFFGLGASLRWTPGPLHVLQVALAFGLALATLVQAVGHISGAHVNPAVTFAFLVGSQMSLLRAFCYMAAQLLGAVAGAAVLYSVTPPAVRGNLALNTLHPGVSVGQATTVEIFLTLQFVLCIFATYDERRNGRLGSVALAVGFSLTLGHLFGIYYTGAGMNPARSFAPAILTRNFTNHWVYWVGPIIGGGLGSLLYDFLLFPRLKSVSERLSILKGARPSDSNGQPEGTGEPVELKTQAL